A genomic window from Longimicrobiaceae bacterium includes:
- a CDS encoding CBS domain-containing protein: protein MPRRPPAAATQAPITAILIVFEMTNDYAIVVPLMLAVVIAQGVAKRLEPDSLYSGWLRRRGEHLEHGVDRDVLAGLHVRDVLDPGAPSVPETASVDHLLDHLGNAATELAVVDGDGCLVGVVGLAELARLARAPRDLTALLVAADVALPAETVAPGDTLLEAVRRMGVRGTGSLPVVEADTGRLLGTVTRAHVLAAYQREVAGSSH from the coding sequence GTGCCGCGACGCCCGCCAGCGGCCGCCACGCAAGCACCCATCACCGCCATCCTCATCGTCTTCGAGATGACGAACGACTACGCCATCGTGGTCCCGCTGATGCTCGCGGTGGTCATCGCGCAGGGCGTGGCGAAGCGGCTGGAGCCGGACTCGCTGTACAGCGGCTGGCTGCGCCGGCGCGGCGAGCACCTGGAGCACGGCGTGGACCGCGATGTCCTGGCCGGCCTGCATGTCCGCGACGTGCTCGACCCCGGCGCCCCGTCGGTGCCGGAGACGGCGTCGGTCGACCACCTGCTGGACCATCTGGGCAACGCCGCGACCGAGTTGGCCGTGGTGGACGGCGACGGCTGCCTGGTGGGCGTGGTCGGCCTGGCGGAGCTGGCGCGCCTGGCCCGCGCGCCACGTGACCTGACCGCCCTGCTCGTCGCCGCCGACGTCGCCCTCCCGGCCGAGACCGTCGCGCCCGGCGACACGCTGCTGGAAGCCGTGCGCCGCATGGGCGTCCGCGGCACCGGCTCGCTCCCCGTGGTCGAAGCCGACACCGGCCGCCTCCTCGGCACCGTCACCCGCGCCCACGTCCTCGCCGCCTATCAGCGGGAGGTCGCGGGCTCGTCGCACTGA
- a CDS encoding antitoxin Xre/MbcA/ParS toxin-binding domain-containing protein: MTVTAQNVARILGGNRTFGKRIVTVADLRRAVEGGLPVTALDQVVSYVIGTGPGAAELRHSIVPKTTLRRRLRLSAEESERLERLARMTALAEQVWESADLAHEFLTSPQPQLGDERPIDLARSDLGTREVEEVLMRIEYSLPV; this comes from the coding sequence ATGACTGTCACTGCACAGAACGTAGCCCGAATTCTGGGTGGAAATCGCACCTTCGGGAAGCGCATTGTCACTGTCGCTGATTTGCGGCGCGCGGTTGAGGGGGGGCTCCCGGTAACAGCGCTCGACCAAGTTGTGTCATACGTGATCGGCACAGGACCAGGTGCGGCGGAGCTTCGCCACTCGATCGTGCCCAAAACGACTCTTCGCCGCAGACTTCGGCTCAGCGCGGAGGAGAGCGAACGCCTCGAACGGCTCGCCCGGATGACCGCACTCGCCGAGCAGGTATGGGAGAGCGCCGATCTGGCACACGAGTTCCTGACGAGTCCGCAGCCGCAACTCGGGGACGAGCGACCGATCGATCTCGCGCGGAGCGACCTCGGTACGCGCGAGGTCGAAGAGGTACTGATGAGGATCGAGTATTCGCTCCCGGTCTGA